Proteins from a single region of Haloplanus sp. GDY1:
- a CDS encoding cupin domain-containing protein — translation MPERTTLTDLDGHPHAEVFETRRPRAVRLELDAGEAVPRHTHEGTHVVLHLLDGRLELDLDDETYDLRAGEVIRFSGDREVSPAAVEDSTALVVFAPAG, via the coding sequence GTGCCCGAACGAACCACGCTCACCGACCTGGACGGCCACCCGCACGCCGAGGTGTTCGAGACGCGTCGCCCCCGGGCAGTGCGACTCGAACTCGACGCCGGGGAGGCGGTGCCCCGACACACCCACGAGGGAACGCACGTCGTCCTCCACCTGCTCGACGGCCGGCTCGAACTCGACCTCGACGACGAGACCTACGACCTCCGCGCGGGGGAGGTGATCCGATTCAGCGGGGACCGGGAGGTGTCGCCGGCGGCGGTCGAGGACAGCACGGCGCTGGTGGTCTTCGCGCCGGCGGGGTGA
- the gatD gene encoding Glu-tRNA(Gln) amidotransferase subunit GatD has protein sequence MNPGDRVRVERGSVENEGVLMPSTTADHLVVKLAGGYNVGIDREDAAIEVLERDVYDVEGADDEEGDSTVEFDDDLPTVSLISTGGTIASTVDYRTGAVTAQFDAEDVLRAVPDLAGRANYRGRVVANILSENMTPAVWQDLARAVHEEVEAGADGVVVMHGTDTMQYTASALAFMLDTPVPVVFTGSQRSADRPSSDNVMNAVCAVEAATSDRAEVLVCMHESSSDDACALHRATRVRKNHTSRRDAFETVGAKPVGRVDYGTETVSFRRDGPERGEADLDIASDLETSVELVKFTPGMNPAALDHLDDAAGVVIEGTGLGHVATDWIDRIEELIEAGTVVAMTSQCLEGRVCDRVYDTGRDLLDAGVVEAGDTLPETATAKLMWALANRSDPAAAMRESLAGELQDRSVPWT, from the coding sequence ATGAACCCAGGGGATCGCGTCCGCGTCGAACGCGGGAGCGTCGAGAACGAGGGGGTCCTCATGCCCTCGACGACGGCCGACCACCTCGTCGTGAAGCTAGCCGGCGGCTACAACGTCGGCATCGACCGCGAGGACGCGGCGATCGAGGTGCTGGAACGCGACGTCTACGACGTCGAGGGGGCGGACGACGAGGAGGGCGACTCGACCGTCGAGTTCGACGACGACCTGCCGACCGTCTCGCTCATCTCGACCGGGGGCACCATCGCGTCGACGGTCGACTACCGGACCGGCGCGGTGACCGCACAGTTCGACGCCGAGGACGTCCTCCGGGCGGTGCCGGACCTCGCGGGCCGGGCCAACTACCGCGGCCGCGTCGTCGCCAACATCCTCTCGGAGAACATGACGCCCGCGGTGTGGCAGGACCTCGCCCGCGCGGTCCACGAGGAGGTCGAGGCCGGTGCCGACGGCGTCGTCGTCATGCACGGCACCGACACGATGCAGTACACCGCCTCGGCGCTCGCGTTCATGCTCGACACCCCCGTCCCGGTCGTCTTCACCGGCAGCCAGCGCTCGGCGGACCGTCCCTCCAGCGACAACGTGATGAACGCGGTCTGTGCCGTCGAGGCCGCCACGAGCGACCGCGCGGAGGTGCTGGTCTGCATGCACGAGTCGTCGAGCGACGACGCCTGTGCGCTCCACCGCGCCACCCGCGTGCGCAAGAACCACACCTCGCGCCGGGACGCCTTCGAGACGGTCGGCGCGAAGCCGGTCGGCCGCGTCGACTACGGGACCGAAACCGTGAGCTTCCGGCGCGACGGTCCCGAGCGCGGCGAGGCTGACCTCGACATCGCGTCCGACCTGGAGACGAGCGTCGAACTCGTGAAGTTCACGCCGGGGATGAACCCCGCCGCCCTGGACCACCTCGACGACGCCGCGGGCGTCGTGATCGAGGGGACGGGACTCGGCCACGTCGCCACCGACTGGATCGACCGGATCGAGGAACTGATCGAGGCGGGCACCGTCGTGGCCATGACGAGCCAGTGTCTCGAGGGGCGGGTCTGCGACCGGGTGTACGACACCGGTCGGGACCTGCTGGACGCGGGCGTCGTCGAGGCGGGCGACACGCTGCCGGAGACGGCGACGGCGAAGCTGATGTGGGCGCTCGCGAACCGGTCGGATCCGGCCGCGGCGATGCGCGAGTCGCTGGCCGGCGAACTGCAGGACCGGTCGGTGCCGTGGACCTGA
- a CDS encoding ArsR/SmtB family transcription factor, whose translation MDSAVLLDLLGNENRRRILRLLARKPCYVTEISEYLGVSPKAVIDHLRKLEEAGLVESHTDDQRRKYFHISRNLRLEVSVSPYGFGAKSAYPASPSLDMDGRCRHVSLDAPGETDDDVQDLATAFQRLQALENELSLAQRWVYGRITEVLDRLDDHLGVDADNRFHAEVLAAVATGADTTEEVVEAVDAPTDAVQGALTTLADRGVLARRGDEWRVARS comes from the coding sequence ATGGACTCGGCGGTACTACTCGACCTCCTCGGCAACGAGAACCGCCGGCGGATCCTGCGACTCCTGGCTCGAAAGCCCTGTTATGTCACCGAGATCAGCGAGTATCTCGGGGTGAGCCCGAAGGCGGTGATCGACCACCTCCGGAAGTTGGAGGAGGCGGGGCTGGTCGAGAGCCACACGGACGACCAGCGCCGGAAGTACTTCCACATCTCCCGGAACCTCCGACTGGAGGTGAGCGTCTCGCCGTACGGCTTCGGCGCCAAGAGTGCCTATCCCGCGAGCCCGAGCCTCGACATGGACGGCCGGTGTCGGCACGTCTCGCTCGACGCGCCGGGCGAAACCGACGACGACGTACAGGACCTCGCGACCGCGTTCCAGAGGTTACAGGCGCTGGAAAACGAACTCTCGCTGGCCCAGCGGTGGGTGTACGGCCGGATCACGGAGGTCCTGGACCGGCTGGACGACCACCTCGGCGTCGACGCCGACAACCGCTTTCACGCCGAGGTGCTGGCGGCCGTGGCGACGGGCGCGGACACCACGGAGGAGGTCGTCGAAGCGGTCGACGCCCCGACGGACGCGGTACAGGGAGCGCTCACCACGCTCGCGGATCGGGGAGTCCTCGCCCGTCGCGGCGACGAGTGGCGGGTCGCTCGCTCATAG
- a CDS encoding universal stress protein, translated as MVDRILVPFDGTPQSEAALRFVVSEWPDADVTLLYVVDPVTSGFAQRAFPGSSETWYERARETAQEQFDAARELAGRPLDTRIEVGSPARVAVEVAGEDRFDHVVLGSHGREGVSRILLGSVAEDVVRRSPVPVTVVR; from the coding sequence ATGGTAGACCGTATCCTCGTCCCCTTCGACGGCACGCCGCAGTCCGAGGCGGCGCTGCGGTTCGTGGTCTCGGAGTGGCCCGACGCGGACGTCACGCTCCTCTACGTCGTCGACCCGGTCACGTCCGGGTTCGCACAGCGTGCCTTCCCCGGGAGTTCGGAGACGTGGTACGAGCGCGCCCGCGAAACCGCACAGGAACAGTTCGACGCGGCCCGCGAACTGGCCGGTCGGCCGCTCGACACCCGGATCGAGGTGGGAAGCCCCGCCCGCGTCGCCGTCGAGGTGGCGGGCGAGGACCGGTTCGATCACGTCGTCCTCGGGAGTCACGGCCGAGAGGGGGTTTCACGCATCCTCCTCGGGAGCGTCGCCGAGGACGTCGTCCGCCGCTCGCCCGTCCCGGTGACCGTCGTTCGGTAG
- a CDS encoding N-acetyltransferase family protein → MDLTLRPARVDDHEAVAAFTRETWPDRELEDYLPRTFREWAADDGETSHTLVADDGGEAVGVIQGVELSDWESWVQGLRVHPDYRDRGLARQLTDAVLTWARDRGAAVCRNLVFSWNAASLGLARSLGFDPCTEFRWAEVTPDADADPALAVTGDPNAGWAFWTGSDARDHLRGLTVDPAAAWTLSELRPRDLERAAETDGLFVVGEGGTRGLTLRSRVFETGDDGDRWTEYAVGAWADLDAARSLVAAVARDAARLDADRARLLVPETPRFVTDAAAVRADVSGDPDFVLAADLTDPGVGA, encoded by the coding sequence GTGGACCTGACCCTGCGGCCGGCGCGGGTCGACGACCACGAGGCCGTCGCCGCCTTCACGCGCGAGACGTGGCCCGACCGGGAACTGGAGGATTACCTCCCCCGGACCTTCCGGGAGTGGGCGGCCGACGACGGCGAGACCAGCCACACGCTCGTCGCCGACGACGGCGGCGAGGCGGTGGGCGTGATCCAGGGGGTCGAACTCTCGGACTGGGAGTCGTGGGTACAGGGACTGCGCGTCCACCCCGACTACCGTGACCGGGGGCTGGCCCGGCAGCTCACGGACGCCGTGTTGACGTGGGCACGGGATCGGGGCGCGGCGGTCTGTCGCAACCTCGTCTTCTCGTGGAACGCCGCCAGCCTCGGCCTCGCGCGGAGTCTCGGCTTCGATCCCTGCACGGAGTTCCGGTGGGCCGAGGTGACGCCGGACGCCGACGCCGACCCGGCTCTCGCGGTGACGGGCGACCCGAACGCGGGGTGGGCGTTCTGGACCGGGAGCGACGCCCGCGACCACCTGCGCGGGCTGACCGTCGACCCCGCGGCGGCGTGGACGCTCTCGGAACTCCGGCCCCGGGACCTGGAGCGGGCGGCCGAGACCGACGGCCTGTTCGTGGTCGGCGAGGGCGGGACGCGGGGACTGACCCTCCGAAGCCGGGTGTTCGAGACGGGCGACGACGGCGACCGCTGGACCGAGTACGCGGTCGGCGCGTGGGCGGACCTCGACGCCGCCAGGAGCCTCGTCGCCGCCGTCGCCCGGGACGCCGCCCGCCTCGACGCGGACCGGGCGCGGCTGCTGGTGCCGGAGACCCCCCGGTTCGTCACCGACGCGGCGGCGGTGCGGGCGGACGTGAGCGGCGACCCCGACTTCGTGCTGGCGGCGGACCTGACCGATCCGGGCGTCGGCGCCTGA
- a CDS encoding KaiC domain-containing protein: MSEDDDWFERAVGEPDEEADDDRSATDGETDDRSATDGETDDQSATDGEADDRSATGAESAGTEEADVPTDPPSDAFSGLGDEGTEDDGGGSPFDQDFASAFENAPDPAGGVGGGGAFGSGPEGPGGGPGGGPEGGSADPFDDEEFESAIDRIDLGIEGLDDMILGGVPRRSLISVIGSAGTGKTTFGLQFLNRALADGKRGVYVTLEESTDRIYDTAREKGWSFAEYADEGRLAVVHLDPVEMANSLASIRSDLPDLVKEFGADRLVLDSVSLLEMMYDHPSDRRSEVYQFTRSLKEAGVTTLVTSEASGDNPYNSRYGIIEYLADAVFVLQYVRASDFQETRLAVEIQKIRDANHSRETKPYEITNEGLSVYRQANIF, from the coding sequence ATGAGCGAGGACGACGACTGGTTCGAACGAGCCGTCGGTGAGCCGGACGAGGAGGCCGACGACGACCGGTCGGCGACAGACGGGGAAACCGACGACCGGTCGGCGACAGACGGGGAAACCGACGACCAGTCGGCGACCGACGGGGAGGCCGACGACCGGTCGGCGACCGGGGCGGAGTCGGCCGGGACCGAGGAGGCGGACGTCCCGACCGACCCCCCCAGCGACGCGTTCTCCGGACTCGGCGACGAGGGCACCGAGGACGACGGCGGTGGTTCGCCGTTCGACCAGGATTTCGCGAGCGCCTTCGAGAACGCGCCGGATCCCGCGGGCGGGGTCGGCGGCGGTGGGGCGTTCGGTTCGGGGCCGGAGGGTCCGGGCGGCGGTCCGGGTGGCGGCCCCGAGGGCGGGTCCGCCGACCCGTTCGACGACGAGGAGTTCGAGTCGGCGATCGATCGGATCGACCTCGGGATCGAAGGCCTCGACGACATGATCCTCGGGGGCGTCCCGCGGCGCTCGCTCATCTCGGTCATCGGGTCGGCGGGGACCGGGAAGACGACCTTCGGCCTCCAGTTTCTCAACCGGGCGCTGGCCGACGGCAAGCGGGGCGTCTACGTGACCCTGGAGGAGAGCACGGACCGCATCTACGACACCGCCCGGGAGAAGGGCTGGTCGTTCGCGGAGTACGCCGACGAGGGACGACTCGCCGTCGTCCACCTCGATCCGGTCGAGATGGCGAACAGTCTGGCCAGCATCCGGAGCGACCTGCCGGACCTGGTGAAGGAGTTCGGCGCCGACCGTCTCGTCCTCGACTCCGTGTCGCTCCTGGAGATGATGTACGACCACCCGTCGGACCGGCGGAGCGAGGTGTACCAGTTCACCCGCTCGCTCAAGGAGGCGGGCGTGACGACGCTCGTGACCAGCGAGGCCAGCGGCGACAACCCCTACAACTCGCGGTACGGGATCATCGAGTATCTGGCGGACGCGGTGTTCGTCCTCCAGTACGTCCGCGCGTCGGACTTCCAGGAGACGCGGCTGGCGGTCGAGATACAGAAGATACGCGACGCGAACCACTCCCGGGAGACCAAGCCCTACGAGATCACGAACGAGGGGCTCAGCGTCTACCGGCAGGCGAACATCTTCTAG
- a CDS encoding nitroreductase family protein: MEFDDVIHTRRSVHQYSDADIDEETLYDLFEDVRFAPSSFNLQPWEFLVVRGDDLDRLQSVAYGQEHVTDAAAAVVVLGTLDPSDHAERVTRDLLEKGYLPDEEAAEARLDSVEGLANADEETRRVWTVQSCTLATMALMHAAWNRGIASCPMGGYDADAVHEEFDVPADYEPVCLVTLGYPEDEAADIERPRKFRRPADEFVHLDGFDPVARESPATADD, from the coding sequence ATGGAGTTCGACGACGTCATTCACACTCGACGATCCGTCCACCAGTATTCCGACGCCGACATCGACGAGGAGACGCTGTACGACCTCTTCGAGGACGTGCGCTTCGCGCCCTCCTCGTTCAACCTCCAGCCGTGGGAGTTCCTCGTGGTGCGTGGCGATGACCTCGACCGCCTGCAGTCGGTCGCCTACGGCCAGGAACACGTCACCGACGCCGCGGCCGCGGTGGTGGTCCTCGGGACGCTGGACCCGAGCGATCACGCCGAGCGCGTCACGCGGGACCTGCTGGAGAAGGGCTACCTCCCCGACGAGGAGGCGGCCGAGGCCCGCCTCGACAGCGTCGAGGGCCTCGCGAACGCCGACGAGGAGACGCGCCGCGTCTGGACGGTCCAGAGCTGTACCCTCGCGACCATGGCGCTCATGCACGCCGCCTGGAACCGCGGCATCGCCTCCTGTCCGATGGGCGGCTACGACGCCGACGCCGTCCACGAGGAGTTCGACGTGCCCGCCGACTACGAACCCGTCTGTCTCGTCACGCTCGGCTACCCCGAGGACGAGGCCGCCGACATCGAGCGACCGCGGAAGTTCCGCCGGCCGGCCGATGAGTTCGTCCACCTCGACGGCTTCGACCCGGTCGCCCGCGAGTCGCCCGCGACCGCCGACGACTAG